A section of the Malus sylvestris chromosome 17, drMalSylv7.2, whole genome shotgun sequence genome encodes:
- the LOC126610135 gene encoding protein FLX-like 3 isoform X1 gives MAGRHRVPREAMNDRRGYPIEGPYGRGPPMRSLPHPAMLEEELEMQHAEIRRLLADNRRLVEDRMVLQHELGAAKEEIHRMNVAFSDIRAEEEMKSRELYEKSRKLEADLQATEPLKNEAKQLRSEVQKLNTVRKELATQVQTLTQDLARLQSDNKQIPMLRTEIDGLHQELMFCRNAVDYEKKANIELMEQRQAMEKNLVSMAREVEKLRAELSRADGRPWGTGGQYGMNFTSPEGAFPAAYGDGYAMHMGAADKGPMYGLGPASWGGSEKPRMTRR, from the exons ATGGCAGGGAGACATCGTGTTCCACGTGAAGCGATGAATGACCGGCGTGGTTATCCTATTGAAGGACCTTATGGCCGAGGTCCTCCTATGCGGTCTCTTCCCCATCCTGCAATGTTGGAGGAAGAGCTTGAAATGCAACATGCGGAAATTCGGAGACTCTTGGCTGATAACCGGAGGCTGGTTGAGGACCGGATGGTGTTGCAGCATGAGCTTGGTGCTGCCAAGGAAGAAATTCATCGGATGAATGTTGCCTTTTCAGATATTCGTGCCGAAGAAGAAATGAAATCAAGGGAGCTCTATGAGAAAAGTAGGAAATTGGAGGCTGATCTACAGGCAACTGAGCCCTTGAAAAATGAGGCTAAGCAACTTCGCTCTGAAGTTCAGAAGCTGAATACTGTTAGGAAGGAGCTTGCCACACAAGTTCAGACCCTCACGCAGGACCTTGCGAGGTTGCAGTCTGACAATAAGCAGATTCCTATGCTGAGGACTGAGATTGATGGTCTGCATCAGGAGCTTATGTTTTGTCG aaATGCGGTTGATTATGAAAAGAAGGCAAATATTGAGCTTATGGAGCAAAGACAGGCAATGGAGAAGAACCTAGTTTCTATGGCACGTGAAGTTGAGAAACTACGGGCAGAACTTTCTAGGGCTGATGGTAGACCATGGGGTACAG GTGGACAATATGGTATGAATTTCACCAGCCCAGAAGGGGCTTTTCCTGCTGCATATGGAGATGGATATGCGATGCACATG GGTGCTGCTGACAAAGGGCCTATGTATGGCCTGGGTCCAGCTTCATGGGGAGGTTCTGAAAAGCCTCGCATGACTCGTCGCTGA
- the LOC126610135 gene encoding protein FLX-like 3 isoform X2 produces the protein MAGRHRVPREAMNDRRGYPIEGPYGRGPPMRSLPHPAMLEEELEMQHAEIRRLLADNRRLVEDRMVLQHELGAAKEEIHRMNVAFSDIRAEEEMKSRELYEKSRKLEADLQATEPLKNEAKQLRSEVQKLNTVRKELATQVQTLTQDLARLQSDNKQIPMLRTEIDGLHQELMFCRNAVDYEKKANIELMEQRQAMEKNLVSMAREVEKLRAELSRADGRPWGTGGQYGMNFTSPEGAFPAAYGDGYAMHMMEGTYSNAVNKY, from the exons ATGGCAGGGAGACATCGTGTTCCACGTGAAGCGATGAATGACCGGCGTGGTTATCCTATTGAAGGACCTTATGGCCGAGGTCCTCCTATGCGGTCTCTTCCCCATCCTGCAATGTTGGAGGAAGAGCTTGAAATGCAACATGCGGAAATTCGGAGACTCTTGGCTGATAACCGGAGGCTGGTTGAGGACCGGATGGTGTTGCAGCATGAGCTTGGTGCTGCCAAGGAAGAAATTCATCGGATGAATGTTGCCTTTTCAGATATTCGTGCCGAAGAAGAAATGAAATCAAGGGAGCTCTATGAGAAAAGTAGGAAATTGGAGGCTGATCTACAGGCAACTGAGCCCTTGAAAAATGAGGCTAAGCAACTTCGCTCTGAAGTTCAGAAGCTGAATACTGTTAGGAAGGAGCTTGCCACACAAGTTCAGACCCTCACGCAGGACCTTGCGAGGTTGCAGTCTGACAATAAGCAGATTCCTATGCTGAGGACTGAGATTGATGGTCTGCATCAGGAGCTTATGTTTTGTCG aaATGCGGTTGATTATGAAAAGAAGGCAAATATTGAGCTTATGGAGCAAAGACAGGCAATGGAGAAGAACCTAGTTTCTATGGCACGTGAAGTTGAGAAACTACGGGCAGAACTTTCTAGGGCTGATGGTAGACCATGGGGTACAG GTGGACAATATGGTATGAATTTCACCAGCCCAGAAGGGGCTTTTCCTGCTGCATATGGAGATGGATATGCGATGCACATG ATGGAAGGCACGTATTCAAATGCAGTAAACAAATATTGA